ACGAAGAAGCCGGAGCCCGGCCGCGACCGGATCAGGCCTTCCGCCGCCAGCCTTTCATAGGCCTCGACCACAGTCGACTTGGAGACCTTCATGGTCACGGCGAAGGAACGGATGGAAGGCAGCTTCGCCCCTGGGGTCAAGCTGCGGCCAGCGATCCGGTGCCTGACCGTCGCCATGATCCGCGCGATCAGCGTTTCGCCCTCCCCGTCGATCGCCTGCGGTCTCATCCGTACCTGCTCTTCTACCATTACAGTTCTTCACAACCGTACTCCACTGTCTCTGGAAGAGCCAGCGGCGCGATACCAGAAAAAGCCGACACGGAGAGTTCAAGGAGCATAGGGATGAACAGGACGGCAAGCGGCTGGATGAATGGGCTGGTGGGCGTGATGATCTTCAGCGGCTCGTTGCCCGCGACACGGGTGGCGGTCATGGATTTCGATCCGGTGTTCCTGACCGTCGCCCGCGCGACGATCGCCGGCCTCATCGCCCTCTGCCTGCTCCTTGCCTTTCGCGAAAAGCGGCCCGGCAGCGACGACCTCCTGTCGCTCGGCGTCGTCTCGCTTGGTGTCGTCGTCGGCTTTCCACTGCTGACGGCGCTCGCGCTCAAACATGTCACCTCGGCCCATTCGATCGTCTTCGTCGGCCTGCTGCCGCTTGCAACCGCAATTTTCGGCGTGCTTCGCGGTGGCGAGCGTCCGCGTCCTGCCTTTTGGCTTTTTTCCAGTCTCGGCAGCGCCATCGTGATCGGCTTCGCCCTCGGACAGGGCTTCACCGCCTCGCCCAAGGGCGATCTCCTGATGCTCGCCGCCATCATCGCTTGTGGGCTCGGCTATGCCGAGGGTGCGCAATTGTCGCGCAAGCTCGGCGGCTGGCAGGTCATCTCCTGGGCGCTCGTTCTCTCCCTGCCGATCATGACGGCGCTGGCGCTCCTCACCATGCCGGCAAGCTTCGCGCGCTTGAACGCCGCGTCCTGGTTCGGCCTTGGCTATGTCTCCGTCTTCAGCATGCTGATCGGTTTCGTCTTCTGGTATCGAGGTCTCGCCCAGGGCGGCATCGTTGCCGTCGGGCAATTGCAATTGCTGCAGCCCTTCTTCGGACTGGCACTGGCGGCAACGCTGCTCGATGAGACGGTAAGCTGGACCATGCTTGCCGCCACGCTTGCGATCGTCGCCTGCGTCGCCGGTGCAAAAAAGTTCGCATGACTTCAGGCCGAACCGCGAATGCCGCGGTACTCCAGCCGAGCCGATCCGCAACAAGAAGAGCGAAGGGCCGGAACCTTCCGCGCACTGCGCCGTTCATTCCGCTCCAGCGTTTCGTCCGAAAGGGGAGGTCGACGAAGATGTTGCAGCGAAAGACAATCCGGCTCCTGCTGACCTTGGGCGCGCTTTCCTTCACCACCGGCTCTGGCATCGCCGACGAGACGGCCTTTCTCGGTTCGCTCGAAGGCAAGTGGACCGGCGGCGGCACGGTGCTGGTGCGCATCAACAGGGCACCGATCAATGTATCCTGCAACTTCGATTCGCAGGCGAATGGCGCGGCTCTTTCGATGAGAGGAACCTGCCGCGGCTTGCTTGTCGTCTCGCGCTCGATCAGCGCGGACTTAAGGTCAAATGGCGTGAACTACACCGGCGTCTATGTCGGCCCGAGAGGCGGCAGGTCCGCTCTGTCGGGCAGCCGACGCGGCAACGCGATCAATTTCAACGTCCGCTGGGCGAGGGAAGTCAACGGCGACCGCAGCGCTAACCTGATCGTGCAGAAGCTCGGCGAGAACGGCGTGCGGCTGAGCACGATCGACGAGGACCCGAATTCGGGTAAGCGCGTCGTGACAAGCGAGATCAATCTGCGCCGGATCTGAGGGTTCGGCGAGCTCAGAGCACGCCCCAGCCGCGATAGCGGCCCCTGCCCGTCATCTCGCGCAGGCCGAGTTCGCGCACGAGATTGAGGGCGCCGCGCGGCGTCACGCCGAGCTGCCGGGAAATCAACGCGGTCGAGACGATTGGACGTGAGAGCACGAGGTTGATCAGTCCCGGCAGGTTGCTGTTGGACCGGCGGTCCCTGATCCGCATCTCCATCTGCGTCCTGGCGAGCGACAGCCGGTCGAGCTCTTTCATGCCGAGATCCGCCGTCATCGACATCGCCTCGAGAAAGGCGTCGAGCCGCGTCAGCCGGTCCTTCGAGCGGCGGCGCTCGTGACGGATCGTCTTGAGCCCCATGTTGAACGCAAGCACATGTGAAACGACCTTGCCGCGAAAGCGCAGATAAGCGCCGACGAGGAGCGAACCGAGCCAATGCTGACGGCGCAGCGGTTCGATGCGCTCCCAGGCATCGAAAAGGATCGCCGCGCCGAGTGAAGCCGGTAGCTGATCGGCGAGCGGCAGGACGGCGCGCCAGGCATCGAGTCTCGCCGCTTCATCCCACTCCTCGTCAAAGAGCAGCCCGAGTTGCCCCTCCGGCTCCGGCTTCGCGGTTTGCGTCATCGAGGCGACGGCAGAGACGTGGATGTCCAAGAGGCGCTCGGAGCGCGCGATCGCCGCATCGAGTTCGGCAAACTCGCTCGCGAGCGGGTTTTCGTCCGCGTCCTCCGCCTCCCGCGATTGCGCCTCGTCCGTATCCGCTCCGGGAGCAGAGATTTCGGCAAGCGCGTCGCTTGCGGCCGCACTCCCCTGCTCGCCCCTAAGGACACCGAGCCCCGCGGCGGACAAGGCCCAGCCGGCTTCCGCCAGCTCCAGGCGACGCCGAGTCCGCAACACCGCATGGGCGATCGTCAATTCATGTGACGGCGCGCGCGCGTCCATGTGCGAATCGTGCAAGACAAGGTCCTCGACATGGACGAGTTCGCCGGCGATCCAGAGCGCCGCGGCCGCATCGAAGAACTGCCCGCGTTCGCGGAAGCCTTCCGCCACCGCATGCCGAGCGGCCCGTTCATCGAGACGTGCGAGTGCATCCTCGGCGGCGATCAGGGCCGGCAACAGGGTCGGATGAAGCGGATCGGGCGTCTCGTATCTCATTCTACAAACGAAGCATTGTCGGTAAAACGGAAGGTAACACGCGATTTTCTTCCGTCACAGCTCTTCGGAGCTTTTCCACTCCTATTGCCGCAGGCAATGCTGCCACATCAAAAGTCGCAACTTCCTGTGGCGCTCTTGTCGGTTGGGAGTGGCATTTCCGAAAGCATGTCGCGGCTCGAGGGGTTTTCCTGAGACGCACCAGTTGACAGCTGTCAACACAATGCCATCGTCCCTAGCTGAGAGCTGACGGAAACAGTGATCTAGACGTTCGCCGGAGTTGACAGCTGTCAACAACGACACGACGCCGTCCTCGACGAAGGTCCGGTTCTCTTCGCGAAAGTCATTGCCAACCCGCTGCATCGTTATGAACTTGCTGCCCACCGCTTGCAACTCCGGGGGAATTGCTATTTTTAAGGGTCGAAAATTCGATTGAACTGCCCGCAATTCTCCCGGCGTCGGCAAACGCTAAAAACCGCATATCCTGACGGCGACCATCTTTCCTTACGGAACGGGTCGTCGAGCGGGTGCGGAACGAAAAAGGCATGCGCAAATGGCAGCAAACGTTCTCGCCGCAAGCGGCGGCGTCAAGCAGGTGATCTGCATAAATTGGGGAACGAAATACGGCGCGCCCTTCATCAACCGGCTTTATGCCATGGTCGCGCGCAACATCACGCCGCCTTTCACCTTCACCTGCTTTACCGACAACCGCGATGGCTTGCGTCCGGAAATTCTGTGCGAGGACCTGCCACCGCTCAACGTCGAGAAGATGCCGGTCAACACCAAGGGCATCTGGCCCAAGGCGCGGCTTTGGGGGCCCAAGCTCGGCAGCCTCAAGGGGCCGGTGCTCTTTCTCGACCTCGACCTAGTGATCGTCGGATCGCTCGACGCTTTCTTCGAGATCGGTGACGCCAATGACGTGGTCATGGCACGCAACCAGACCACTCCTTTCGAGCGGCTCGGGCAGACGTCGCTGTTCCGCTTTCCGGTCGGCAAGCTGGTTCCATTGCAGGAGAAGTTCCGCGCCGATCCGCAGAAGGTGGCGGATGAATACGAATTCGAGCAGCGCTTCGTGACGCGCAATGCGCCGGGCGGCCCGAAATTCTTCCCCCGGCGCTACGTTCTGCACTTCCGCCAGGATTGCCGCTGGCCCCTTCCCTTGAACTATTTCCTGGCGCCCCGGCTGCCGGCGGATGCCCGCGTGATCATCTTTCCACGCGGCCTGCTGCCGCAGCATGCGATTGACGGGCAGTTCGGCTATAAGGGCCGGCCGGCGACACCGCTCGGGCATATCCGCGGCCTGTTTTCGCCGGACCGCAGGGAAAAGAACGCCTTCCGCTATTTGCGCCACTACATACTCCCAAGCCCCTGGGTAGCGGAGCATTGGCGCGAGTGACCACTGGGTGCTGTTGACAGCTGTCAACTCGGCCATCCCGCAGCGACGGCTTGTCTGGAGCGGTCATGGGGGTCGCGCCTCTGGCTGAGGCTCCCCGCCGAACGTCCGTCCCCTCTCGGTCCGGCTTCACGGGAACCGGCGACGCTCGGCACCGGCTTGATGCCCGGAGTATGTGTAACCGATCACAATGCATGAAAGGCCGCGCACGTGCCGCTCAACAGGTTGGTTCTCTACGCCCAGGATGTCGACGAGACGGCACAGTTCTACGAGAAGCACTTCGGCTTTAAAGCGAAGAGGCTGCCTGGCGACAGAATCGTGGAGCTTGTGGCGACGAGCGGCGGTGCAAACCTGATGCTCCATCCGGCTATGAAAGGGCAGCGGCGCGGTCAATCAAGCATCAAACTCGTGTTCGACGTGGAGGACGTCGAGGCTTTCTGCCGCCGATGCGCAGAGAAAGGTCTCGAATTCGGCCCTATCCACAAAGCTGACGGCTATCTGTTCGCCAACACAAAAGATCCCTGCCGGAATTCGATTTCGGCCTCCAGCCGAGCCTTCCGCAAAGACGGTTGAAAGAGCAGCACGAGCCCTGACGAAAATGATGCGATCGCCGCCGTCTGGCGCAAATCGTGGCCGTCCGTCTAGCGGAAATTATCGGCTGTTTAGCTTCCGTGAGGCGGGAGGAAAGGCTTTTTTGCCAATGGCTTACGATAGACGCAAAACTGTTAAGAACAGGTAACGGATCGACGTCTCAGCGAATCCACGTGCAAAGCCAGTTTCTGGCATTTCTGGCCGTAAAGCAATGGCCCGGCCAATGACGGCCGGCATGTTTCCACGGCTGTCATGGGAAGGCAGTGCTGCCGCCTGCCCTCCCCGGCCAACGTTCTGGATCACCCACGACAGTTTAAAATCAGCGTCAACTCGCCATCGGCAAGACTGTCCTCCTGGCGCGGGTCAACGCGCTCACCATCGGTGCGATCGAGAATGCCTGCCGTCTCGCCCTTTGGGTGAGATCCCGCAGGTAGCCGCCCGGAGAGCTTATCCGATCGGCTCTTTCAAGAATACAGGCGATGACGGTGGCGGCATTTTCGTAACCGAGAACGTGACACGCCTCGTCGTAGGCGTCGGCGCTCACATTCAGCATGGTCCTGACGACGATTGCGGCGGTGAGGAGGTCTTTCCAGCTCTCGATCCGGCCGCGGGGGCCATAGTCGGCGATCTGCGGGCAGGCGTTGAGGACGACGGGCAGGGGGATCTCACGACCAAGCCCCGCCACCGGCAAAGGTGCGACGGCGAGGATTACCGGCCGTTCCGGCTCTTTGGTGGTCAACGCTGCGGTGGGCCTCTCCTGCGGCAGAGCCGGGTTTGCAGTCGGCATTTGCCGCTCCGGCGAAAAGGCCTCCCGTCCCTTTCCGAAGCCAGGTTCAGATTCAGATCGAGAGTCTGGATGTGAATTCTGTTTGTGCCATCCATTCTGGCGATCATTGGTGTCCGTTTTTCGCAAATTAAGCAATTTTTCCAAATGATTGGCGAGATCGTCGCGAAGCTGCGCCAGTATTTCGCAAAGGGCTTCGAAATCCGCGGCGGATGCGTTGCGGGGTAGAGGAGCGGCGAGTTCCTCGAAGCGGGAGCGATATGCCTGCCAATCGCCTTGCGGTGCGGTTTCGCAGATGAGCTCGAGCAGCTTGGCGACATCCCGCCGATGGAGGCTCAGCCTCTCGCGCATCAACCGGAGATGCTGTTTCTCCGCCGCGAGCTCTGCCGCGGCGGTCTTGAATTCCTCGGCCCGGGAGACGAGCGGAGAGAGGTCGAATCCGAAGGCTTCGCCGACAGCGCCATTGCGAGCTCTACGGGCATAGCGCTTGCCGTTCGGACTGTCGCGACGAAGGATCAGGCCGGCTTCGACGAGGCAGGCGAGGTGGCGGCGCAGCGTCGTTCCGGCCATGCCGTGGGCGCGAAGCGAAAGCTGCGCATTCGAGGGAAAGACTACGAGGCCGGTTTCCCCGGAGAGTTCGGCTGCGGGATAGAAGCTCAAAAGCGCGTTCAGGACTGCAAGCGAACGATCGGACACGCCGATCACCGTTTTCGCTTCACAGACGGAACGGAACAATTTCCACTTGTCGATCGATCGCTCCGGCGGAATGTCGCCGGCAGCAATCTGACTTGCGAGCATGCCAAGCGTCATCGCCCGCCGCCCAAAGGGCGTCGTCACATTTCCACGTTCCATTTTTCTTCACCTTTTCCAAGGCAAAAGAAAACCGTTCGCCGAAACGACGTCAAAAACGCTTGACACTGATTCGCGGAAATGGGAATCTCAAGTCGCTACACGAGAGAAGGGTTTCCGCAGCGCTAGTCGTTCGGAAGCCTTTTTCTTTTGCTCTGTTTAATCTCCTGTTTCCTGTTGGTATTCGAGGTACAGAGCTTCCAGTCTCTGCCTCACGAAATCTGCAAAGCCCGGCGCTGCCTTCTTGCTGAAGGCAAGCGTCGTCTCCGAATCCGTTTCGCGAATGCGCACGGCGCGGCTCCTATCGGGCGCAAGCCAAGTCTCCGCCTTTGGCCGCTCCTTGGTGACGCTCAGGAAGGCGAAGAGCTTTTCGAAGCGCTGGTCGCTTTCACTCATCGAAAACGCGGGCTCGGCGACAAAGCCAAGCGCCTTCGAACGCTGCCCCTCGCGATCAAGGAGATCGGCAAGTTCTATCCACCGCCTGCGGCCGAAGCCGGGTGCGGCACCGACGGCTTCGATGATTTCCACCGGCAGGCGGTTCACCAGGGTGATCATCTTCGAGAGCGCCGCCTTGTCTACGCCGAGCGCCGACATAATCGTGTCGCGGGAAAAGCCGCGCTCCTCCAGGCGTGCGGCGAACAGCGCGCGCTCGATGAACGAAAGATCGGTGCG
The Ensifer sp. WSM1721 genome window above contains:
- the repB gene encoding plasmid partitioning protein RepB produces the protein MARKNLIGISDSPAPPGDRERPAVARPIAGLAPNHRTSGLVGGITKSLTNITQKVERAEELERRLAQGHAIVELDPSLIDASFITDRLGVAPGAQAALVEQIRDHGQQVPILVRPHPTEKDRYQVAYGHRRLAAVREIGGKVKAVIRELSDEQLVISQGQENNARTDLSFIERALFAARLEERGFSRDTIMSALGVDKAALSKMITLVNRLPVEIIEAVGAAPGFGRRRWIELADLLDREGQRSKALGFVAEPAFSMSESDQRFEKLFAFLSVTKERPKAETWLAPDRSRAVRIRETDSETTLAFSKKAAPGFADFVRQRLEALYLEYQQETGD
- a CDS encoding DMT family transporter, with the translated sequence MNRTASGWMNGLVGVMIFSGSLPATRVAVMDFDPVFLTVARATIAGLIALCLLLAFREKRPGSDDLLSLGVVSLGVVVGFPLLTALALKHVTSAHSIVFVGLLPLATAIFGVLRGGERPRPAFWLFSSLGSAIVIGFALGQGFTASPKGDLLMLAAIIACGLGYAEGAQLSRKLGGWQVISWALVLSLPIMTALALLTMPASFARLNAASWFGLGYVSVFSMLIGFVFWYRGLAQGGIVAVGQLQLLQPFFGLALAATLLDETVSWTMLAATLAIVACVAGAKKFA
- a CDS encoding RHE_PE00001 family protein; translated protein: MRYETPDPLHPTLLPALIAAEDALARLDERAARHAVAEGFRERGQFFDAAAALWIAGELVHVEDLVLHDSHMDARAPSHELTIAHAVLRTRRRLELAEAGWALSAAGLGVLRGEQGSAAASDALAEISAPGADTDEAQSREAEDADENPLASEFAELDAAIARSERLLDIHVSAVASMTQTAKPEPEGQLGLLFDEEWDEAARLDAWRAVLPLADQLPASLGAAILFDAWERIEPLRRQHWLGSLLVGAYLRFRGKVVSHVLAFNMGLKTIRHERRRSKDRLTRLDAFLEAMSMTADLGMKELDRLSLARTQMEMRIRDRRSNSNLPGLINLVLSRPIVSTALISRQLGVTPRGALNLVRELGLREMTGRGRYRGWGVL
- a CDS encoding VOC family protein; translated protein: MPLNRLVLYAQDVDETAQFYEKHFGFKAKRLPGDRIVELVATSGGANLMLHPAMKGQRRGQSSIKLVFDVEDVEAFCRRCAEKGLEFGPIHKADGYLFANTKDPCRNSISASSRAFRKDG
- the repC gene encoding plasmid replication protein RepC, with protein sequence MERGNVTTPFGRRAMTLGMLASQIAAGDIPPERSIDKWKLFRSVCEAKTVIGVSDRSLAVLNALLSFYPAAELSGETGLVVFPSNAQLSLRAHGMAGTTLRRHLACLVEAGLILRRDSPNGKRYARRARNGAVGEAFGFDLSPLVSRAEEFKTAAAELAAEKQHLRLMRERLSLHRRDVAKLLELICETAPQGDWQAYRSRFEELAAPLPRNASAADFEALCEILAQLRDDLANHLEKLLNLRKTDTNDRQNGWHKQNSHPDSRSESEPGFGKGREAFSPERQMPTANPALPQERPTAALTTKEPERPVILAVAPLPVAGLGREIPLPVVLNACPQIADYGPRGRIESWKDLLTAAIVVRTMLNVSADAYDEACHVLGYENAATVIACILERADRISSPGGYLRDLTQRARRQAFSIAPMVSALTRARRTVLPMAS